In the Daphnia pulicaria isolate SC F1-1A chromosome 2, SC_F0-13Bv2, whole genome shotgun sequence genome, one interval contains:
- the LOC124326479 gene encoding uncharacterized protein LOC124326479 isoform X6, whose protein sequence is MKKWRAVAGLNVILGSIVLIVQVMTLFTLYEWVDWIGIGIWGGCFMMSAGTLTIQRNPRLIFMSICALLSGVALIIFYALILGVYINRGYYCYYADDSLCDWRMASDIIFIVCGCLALIVNLLLTINSEEIVIVQPIVLYPFNNVYPISTTNTTYMATSNQHPAGYQQTVNQVPVVTDPSNNTNNGVSYQTSPPGYPPVNNNQQQQQQQPVYYIQTSNPPAYSATTNVY, encoded by the exons atgaagaaatggcGGGCGGTGGCCGGTTTGAACGTCATTCTCGGCTCAATCGTCTTGATTGTACAGGTAA TGACGTTATTTACGCTGTACGAGTGGGTCGACTGGATCGGCATTGGCATTTGGGGCGGATGTTTCATGATGTCGGCCGGCACTCTCACCATCCAAAGAAA TCCCAGGTTGATTTTCATGTCTATTTGCGCTTTGCTGAGTGGAGTGGCTTTGATCATCTTCTACGCCTTGATCCTCGGCGTCTATATTAATCGCGGGTACTACTGCTATTACGCCGACGACAGTTTGT GTGATTGGCGGATGGCGTCCGACATTATTTTCATCGTTTGCGGCTGCCTGGCCTTAATTGTCAACCTGCTCTTGACGATAAACTCAGAGGAGATCGTCATTGTCCAGCCGATTGTCCTTTACCCATTCAACAACGTCTACCCGATCAGCACGACCAACACGACGTACATGGCGACCAGCAACCAGCACCCAGCCGGCTACCAGCAGACCGTCAACCAGGTGCCGGTCGTGACTGATCCATCCAACAACACGAACAATGGCGTCAGCTACCAGACGTCGCCGCCCGGCTATCCGCCCGTGAATAAtaaccaacagcaacagcaacagcaaccggTGTACTACATTCAAACCAGCAATCCGCCAGCTTACAGCGCCACCACTAACGTTTACTAG
- the LOC124326479 gene encoding uncharacterized protein LOC124326479 isoform X5, with translation MAPLSEQEMKKWRAVAGLNIILGAIVAIVQVATLISLHELVDWFGIGIWGGVFMISAGTLTIRRNPRLIFMSICALLSGVALIIFYALILGVYINRGYYCYYADDSLCDWRMASDIIFIVCGCLALIVNLLLTINSEEIVIVQPIVLYPFNNVYPISTTNTTYMATSNQHPAGYQQTVNQVPVVTDPSNNTNNGVSYQTSPPGYPPVNNNQQQQQQQPVYYIQTSNPPAYSATTNVY, from the exons ATGGCCCCCCTCAGCGAAcaggaaatgaagaaatggCGGGCGGTGGCCGGTTTGAACATCATTCTCGGCGCAATCGTCGCAATTGTTCAG GTGGCCACTTTGATTTCGCTTCACGAGTTGGTCGACTGGTTCGGCATTGGCATTTGGGGCGGAGTTTTCATGATATCGGCCGGCACCCTCACCATCCGAAGAAA TCCCAGGTTGATTTTCATGTCTATTTGCGCTTTGCTGAGTGGAGTGGCTTTGATCATCTTCTACGCCTTGATCCTCGGCGTCTATATTAATCGCGGGTACTACTGCTATTACGCCGACGACAGTTTGT GTGATTGGCGGATGGCGTCCGACATTATTTTCATCGTTTGCGGCTGCCTGGCCTTAATTGTCAACCTGCTCTTGACGATAAACTCAGAGGAGATCGTCATTGTCCAGCCGATTGTCCTTTACCCATTCAACAACGTCTACCCGATCAGCACGACCAACACGACGTACATGGCGACCAGCAACCAGCACCCAGCCGGCTACCAGCAGACCGTCAACCAGGTGCCGGTCGTGACTGATCCATCCAACAACACGAACAATGGCGTCAGCTACCAGACGTCGCCGCCCGGCTATCCGCCCGTGAATAAtaaccaacagcaacagcaacagcaaccggTGTACTACATTCAAACCAGCAATCCGCCAGCTTACAGCGCCACCACTAACGTTTACTAG
- the LOC124326460 gene encoding uncharacterized protein LOC124326460: protein MAPLNEKEMKKWRAVAGLNVILGSIVLIVQVATLFTLYEWVDWIGIGIWGGCFMMSAGTLTIQRNPRLISMSVCAMLSGLALIIFYAWNLGVYNNYSSYYGFITTGPEAYCYYYGYNDQLCDWRLVADIIFIVCGCLAMMINLILSMNAKAIVVVRPIVRYPVNHVNAYPMSTTNTTYMVTSNQHPATYYPTANQQTVYQVPVVTYPSNNTNNGVVYQQTSPPGYPPVNNQQQQPVYYTQTNPPTYATTAY, encoded by the exons ATGGCCCCCCTcaacgaaaaggaaatgaagaaatggCGGGCGGTGGCCGGTTTGAACGTCATTCTCGGCTCAATCGTCTTGATTGTACAG GTAGCGACGTTATTTACGCTGTACGAGTGGGTCGACTGGATCGGCATTGGCATTTGGGGCGGATGTTTCATGATGTCGGCCGGCACTCTCACCATCCAAAGAAA TCCGAGGTTGATTTCCATGTCTGTTTGCGCCATGCTGAGTGGACTGGCGTTAATTATCTTTTACGCCTGGAACCTCGGCGTCTATAATAATTACAGTAGTTATTATGGGTTCATAACCACTGGTCCTGAGGCCTACTGCTACTATTACGGTTATAACGACCAATTAT GCGATTGGCGGTTGGTGGCCGACATTATTTTCATCGTTTGCGGCTGCCTGGCCATGATGATCAACTTGATCTTGTCGATGAACGCCAAGGCCATCGTCGTTGTCCGTCCGATCGTCCGTTACCCGGTCAACCACGTCAACGCCTACCCGATGAGCACGACCAACACGACGTACATGGTGACCAGCAACCAGCACCCAGCCACCTACTACCCAACAGCCAACCAGCAGACCGTCTACCAGGTGCCGGTCGTGACTTATCCATCCAACAACACGAACAATGGCGTCGTCTACCAGCAGACGTCGCCGCCCGGCTATCCACCCGTGaacaaccaacagcagcagccggtgtACTACACTCAAACCAATCCGCCAACTTACGCTACAACTGCTTACTAA
- the LOC124326269 gene encoding chymotrypsin-like elastase family member 2A, which produces MASNQIRMAGHFLVLAALLFLVHPTHQQDVECGRSMVTSRIAGGWEATPNAFPWMAHLKVKFWSGDAAECGGILIDANHVLTAAHCLFGVISVKVTLGAHDVTSPPLSSSNQQIFDVNSGSNLKSHPDWNYGQVEDDIALIRLPYPAYLNEFVQPACLPFAGDSDQVNDPVVLAGWGNFSSTVDSGFSPVLRQTETTVISSFGTNGQCQQTAGLGSFSGEKVICSDGSQGRRFCYGDDGGPMNFYNAEWDRWFVVGVAGVGDSSVGCPTARKPNVFVRVRGYLDWIGGITGLKPITTTTTTTTTTTTTTTTTPKPTTRDPSWFDCTGKVDGNYPNPASTCSKTFYMCSNGDAYLFTCAQAGTIYRPDIYACDWPSNVAGCA; this is translated from the exons ATGGCCAGCAATCAAATTCGTATGGCCGGCCATTTCCTAGTCCTGGCCGCTCTGCTCTTCCTGGTGCATCCAACTCACCAGCAAG ATGTTGAATGCGGACGATCGATGGTCACTTCCAGGATCGCTGGAGGCTGGGAGGCCACGCCCAACGCCTTCCCCTGGATGGCCCACCTGAAAGTCAAATTCTGGAGCGGCGACGCTGCCGAATGCGGCGGAATTCTCATCGACGCCAATCACGTCCTCACGGCGGCCCATTGCCTCTTCGGAGTCATCAGCGTCAAAGTCACGCTGGGCGCTCACGACGTCACTTCTCCTCCACTCTCATCGTCCAATCAGCAAATCTTTGACGTCAATTCCGGTTCTAATTTGAAGTCTCATCCCGATTGGAATTACGGCCAAGTCGAGGACGATATCGCCCTCATCCGGCTCCCCTATCCCGCCTATCTCAacg AATTTGTTCAGCCGGCTTGTCTGCCTTTTGCCGGTGATTCCGATCAAGTCAACGATCCGGTGGTCCTGGCCGGATGGGGAAACTTCTCCAGTACCG TGGACAGCGGATTTAGTCCGGTTTTGCGCCAAACGGAGACGACCGTCATCTCTTCTTTCGGGACTAACGGCCAGTGCCAGCAGACGGCCGGATTGGGCTCCTTCTCCGGCGAAAAGGTCATCTGCAGCGACGGATCTCAGGGGCGTCGCTTCTGCTAC GGCGACGACGGTGGTCCGATGAATTTCTACAACGCCGAATGGGACCGGTGGTTCGTCGTCGGAGTGGCCGGAGTGGGTGACAGTTCCGTCGGATGTCCGACGGCCAGGAAACCCAACGTCTTTGTACGTGTCAGGGGATACCTGGACTGGATTGGAGGCATCACCGGATTGAAGCCCAtcacaaccacaacaacaaccaccacaacaacaacaaccacaacaacaacaaccccgaAACCGACGACCCGCGACCCGTCCTGGTTCGATTGCACGGGCAAAGTGGACGGCAACTACCCCAATCCGGCCTCCACTTGCTCCAAAACCTTTTACATGTGCTCCAATGGCGACGCTTATCTCTTC ACCTGCGCTCAAGCGGGAACCATTTACCGGCCAGACATTTACGCTTGCGATTGGCCTAGCAACGTTGCTGGATGCGCTTAA